ACGCTCTGCCCCGAGCCGGAGGACGGCGTGTTCGGACTGATCGTCACATCGGCGGAGGTGGCGGCGAAGAGTCTGGAGAAGGTCCGGTCCACCGTGTCGGTGAACACCAGGGTCCCGGAGACGAAGGCGACGCTGAGCATCACCGCGACCAGGGAAAGGGCCATTCGGCCCTTGTGTGCGAAGAAACTGCGCAGGGAGGTCTTCAGCATGGTGTCCAGCCCCCGTCAGCTGCTGCGGCGGCCGTCGAAGCGGCGCATCCGGTCGAGTACGGCGTCGGCCGTGGGGTCGGTCATCTCGTCTACCAGCGCACCGTCCGCGAGGAACAGGGCCCGGTCCGCGTAGCCGGCCGCGACCGGGTCGTGGGTGACCATGACGATGGTCTGGCCGAGCTCGTCCACGCTGCGCCGGAGGAAGCCGAGCACCTCGGCGCCGGCCCGCGAGTCCAGGTTGCCGGTCGGCTCGTCCCCGAAGATGATCTCGGGCCGGGAGGCCAGCGCCCGTGCCACGGCGACCCGCTGCTGCTGGCCGCCGGAGAGCTGCCCGGGGCGGTGCTTGAGCCGGTCGGCCAGGCCCACGGTCTCGACCACGGAGTCGAGCCAGGCGCGGTCGGGCTTCCGGCCGGCGATGTCCATCGGCAGGGTGATGTTCTCCAGCGCGTTCAGGGTCGGCAGGAGGTTGAACGCCTGGAAGATGAAGCCGACGCTGTCCCGGCGCAACCGGGTCAGCTGCTTGTCCTTCAGCCCGGTCACCTCCGTCTCGCCGATCCAGATCCGGCCCGAGGTGACCGTGTCCAGCCCGGCCAGGCAGTGCATCAGGGTGGACTTGCCGGATCCGGAGGGGCCGAGGATCGCGGTGAAGCGCCCCCGGGCGATGTCGACGTCCACGGCGTCGAGCGCGGTCACCCGGGTCTCGCCGGACCCGTACGCCTTGGTCACCTGGCGGGCTCGGGCGGCGACGGCGGTCCGCTCCGGGCTGCCGTCGGTCTGGTACAGGGCTGCTGCCGAGGTCACGGCGGGCTCCTTGGTCGGATGCTGGGAGGGGGTCCAAGCGCCTTTCCCGAAGCGGGAATTACGCTGCATCTGACGCTAGGGCCGAGGGGGGTGGCCGGGGGTCGGCCACCGGGAGGAGCGCGCCCGGGAAGCTCCTTCGGGGGAAACCCTGAGACGGTCTGAGGGCTACTCGGGGGTCGGTCTCAGGGCTGCCGCTCGGCCCAGGGGTGGAGCAATCGGCCCCGGGGTTGAGCCGACCGCCGCCGGGGGCGGACGCAGCGGCGTCCGGCGGCCGGGTCGACCCGGCCGCCGGACGCCGGCGTGCGGTGCTGCGGTGCTGCGGTGCTGCGTCGCTGCGGTGCCGGGCGGTCAGCCGTCCGCCCGGTGGGTCAGCAGGGACCGTCGCTGGTCCAGGCCCCGGACGAGCCGCCGGGCACCTCGTCGTCGTTCCACTGGTTGGCGGTCCAGTTGTCCCCGTTGTAGGAGACCTCCTGGCCCGAGGTGTAGGCGGCGGAGGAGCTCCAGGCCGTCGCGCACGAGCCGCCGGAACCCGAGGTCGGGCTCGCACTGGTGGAGTTGCTGGGCGAGGCGGTGATCGTCGACGTCGGCATCGTCACCGGCGGTGTCGCGCCGGCGAACTCCGTCGTGTACTTGGTGAAGTCGTAGGCGTTCTGGGTCACGCTGCTGCACTCGCCGGACAGGACGCCGTTGTTGTCCGGAGGGTTGCACTCGCGGTCGCGGTTGACATCCCAGAAGGTGTACCGCGCCATCCCGACCGACTCGGCGAAGCTCAGCACGGTCTGGAAGTCCGACTGGTAGAAGTACTCGGCGGAGTCCGTACGGCCGTTCATCATCGAGACGCCCTCATGGGCGTAGGCCTTGGCCGAGCTCCAGCCGAAGGTGCTCACCAGTTGGGCGTTGAAGTCCTGCAACGCGGTGACCTGGCTGGACCCGCCGGAGAAGCCGCCGTCGAAGGGCATGATCGAGTAGTTGTCGGGGGTGAATCCGAGGGACTTGGCGTTGTCGAGCAGCAGTCCGCCGAAGTAGTTCGCGCCCGTGGTCGTCGAGGGGATGGTCACCGAGACGTAGAGCCCCGGGTTGTCCGCCTGGAGGATCTGGGCCGCGCCCAACTCGTTGTTGATGGCCGTGGAGTTCTCGATCTCCGGCTCTTCGAGGTCGAAGTCGATCGCGTGCAGGCCGTAGGCGGTGATGACCTGCTGGTAGGCGGCCGCGGTGGCGGCCGGGGTGCCGCACTCCTGGCCGAGCTTGGTGCCGCCGTAGCCGCCGGCCGACACCGAGACGTCGCCGCCGTCGGCGCGCACCTCGTTGATGACCGCGGCGACCTGGGTGTCGCTGGACACCGGGTCGGTGCCGTCCCAGGTCGGGGTGCAGCCGCCGCCGTTGGGCGCCAGGATGAAGGCCAACTCGAAGGCCTTCTGCCCGGTCGCGCTCATCACCTGGCCGAGGTCCGGGGCGTCGGAGTCCAGGGTGTAGTAGTACGGCGCGGAGCCGTACCAGTTGCTGCCGAGGGCCGGGGTGCCCGTGGTCGCCGCGTGGCCGGCTCCCGCGGTCACCAGCATGGCGCCGGCCGCGAGGATCGTGCCGGCCATCGCTGCGGGGAAGAACGCCGTAATTCTTCGCATCTGTCCACCTCGTCGAGCGTTGATGCGGTTCTGTGGGGGATGGCAGGCCGGCGCCGACTCTGCGTGTACCCGGTCAATTTGGCCTAGGCCAAGTTGGCTGTCAAGGTCTGGACCAATTCCCCTACCCGGCTGATGGGAGCGTGGCCGCGCCGGCCGAACGGCGATGTGCGCAGCGTCGTCCCCCGATGACGTGGCGTCAGCGGGTGCTGTGAGGAGGTGGACTGATGAGACGTCAATCAGTGCCCGATGAAGGGGGGAGACGGTCGGCGTGGAGGCGGCCGCAGTTGGCGCCGGCGTCGAGACCGTCAGAGCGGGTTGAGGCGGGCCCTGAGCAGACAGAACTCATTGCCTTCGGGGTCTCCGGACGTGTCTGAGACACGGTTCTGGAGGTCTTGGGCATGGTGGCATCGCCGCAAGCCTCGCCGGGACGAGTCGGTGATCTACGAGACCGTCGCGAAGTTGCTGCGCCGCTGGAGTATGGGGGACGGGTCGAGCGATGCGGATACGCCGCCGATGCTGCCGGAGTTTCCCGACGCGGGGCTGCTGCGGAAGGCTCCGCTGGGGGTGGTCCGGCAGATCGTGCGCGTGTT
The Streptacidiphilus albus JL83 genome window above contains:
- a CDS encoding ABC transporter ATP-binding protein, producing MTSAAALYQTDGSPERTAVAARARQVTKAYGSGETRVTALDAVDVDIARGRFTAILGPSGSGKSTLMHCLAGLDTVTSGRIWIGETEVTGLKDKQLTRLRRDSVGFIFQAFNLLPTLNALENITLPMDIAGRKPDRAWLDSVVETVGLADRLKHRPGQLSGGQQQRVAVARALASRPEIIFGDEPTGNLDSRAGAEVLGFLRRSVDELGQTIVMVTHDPVAAGYADRALFLADGALVDEMTDPTADAVLDRMRRFDGRRSS
- a CDS encoding carbohydrate-binding protein — translated: MRRITAFFPAAMAGTILAAGAMLVTAGAGHAATTGTPALGSNWYGSAPYYYTLDSDAPDLGQVMSATGQKAFELAFILAPNGGGCTPTWDGTDPVSSDTQVAAVINEVRADGGDVSVSAGGYGGTKLGQECGTPAATAAAYQQVITAYGLHAIDFDLEEPEIENSTAINNELGAAQILQADNPGLYVSVTIPSTTTGANYFGGLLLDNAKSLGFTPDNYSIMPFDGGFSGGSSQVTALQDFNAQLVSTFGWSSAKAYAHEGVSMMNGRTDSAEYFYQSDFQTVLSFAESVGMARYTFWDVNRDRECNPPDNNGVLSGECSSVTQNAYDFTKYTTEFAGATPPVTMPTSTITASPSNSTSASPTSGSGGSCATAWSSSAAYTSGQEVSYNGDNWTANQWNDDEVPGGSSGAWTSDGPC